A genomic window from Tolypothrix sp. PCC 7910 includes:
- a CDS encoding Mo-dependent nitrogenase C-terminal domain-containing protein — translation MISTNQFASINFAQILLQPLRQQLTSLKIENCRLARFICKMIPASCPFEREIKFCDRTLLHIPPLCKLNPFYEQLVDLRFRALSYLADELGEDVTIYC, via the coding sequence ATGATATCTACCAATCAGTTCGCTTCTATAAATTTTGCTCAGATTTTACTACAACCACTACGTCAACAGCTAACATCTCTCAAAATCGAAAATTGCCGATTAGCACGCTTCATTTGCAAAATGATTCCTGCTAGTTGTCCTTTTGAGCGAGAAATTAAATTCTGCGATCGCACTTTGCTTCACATTCCTCCCCTCTGTAAACTCAACCCTTTCTATGAACAGTTGGTTGATCTACGTTTCCGCGCTTTAAGTTATTTGGCTGATGAGCTTGGTGAAGATGTGACAATTTATTGTTAA
- a CDS encoding response regulator, whose amino-acid sequence MTTKHILIVDDEYDIRAVAELALKTVGGWQVSTAASGSEGLAKAIAEQPDLILLDVMMPDMDGIATFQALQANPSTQEIPVILLTAKAQATEQRRFAELGVQAIITKPFKAMKLPGQIASALNW is encoded by the coding sequence ATGACTACGAAACACATTCTCATCGTTGATGATGAATATGATATCCGGGCTGTAGCTGAACTCGCCTTGAAAACTGTAGGCGGTTGGCAAGTTTCCACTGCGGCTTCTGGGAGTGAGGGATTGGCTAAAGCAATTGCCGAACAACCAGATTTGATTCTGTTGGATGTGATGATGCCTGATATGGACGGAATCGCTACCTTTCAAGCCTTACAAGCGAATCCGAGCACTCAAGAAATTCCCGTGATTTTGCTGACAGCAAAGGCTCAAGCTACCGAACAGCGACGATTTGCGGAACTGGGAGTGCAAGCAATTATTACTAAGCCGTTTAAAGCCATGAAATTGCCCGGACAAATAGCCAGCGCTCTCAACTGGTAG
- a CDS encoding acetyltransferase has protein sequence MKRNKIVIYGIGSFAEYVSYILSNDGEYDVVSLCVEAGVTVDKHRKYQDLPIFSFENIEEYFSPVEYQFFIAVGNNWIRERIFNASKCKGYSLISYVSKKAITYENLECGENVFISEGSTIQPFVSIGNNTIIISSSIGHHSLIGNNVLLSCSYLAGNVSIGDNSFLGLNSMVKQNTMIGSNNIIGMGCNVTKNTGNDEVYSVKTTSKRNISAKDFINKYLS, from the coding sequence ATGAAAAGAAATAAGATAGTAATATATGGCATAGGGTCTTTTGCAGAATACGTATCATACATTTTATCAAATGATGGTGAGTACGATGTAGTGTCACTTTGTGTTGAAGCTGGTGTGACAGTAGACAAGCATCGAAAATACCAAGATTTACCTATATTTAGTTTTGAGAATATTGAGGAGTATTTCTCACCAGTTGAGTATCAGTTCTTTATTGCAGTTGGCAATAATTGGATCAGAGAAAGAATTTTTAATGCTTCAAAATGCAAGGGTTATTCTTTAATAAGTTATGTGTCAAAAAAAGCAATTACTTATGAAAATTTAGAATGCGGTGAGAATGTTTTCATAAGTGAGGGTTCAACAATTCAGCCATTTGTATCTATCGGTAATAATACAATTATAATATCTTCAAGCATTGGGCATCATTCCTTAATAGGAAATAACGTTTTACTGAGCTGTAGTTACCTGGCAGGAAATGTAAGTATTGGAGATAATTCTTTTTTAGGTTTGAACTCGATGGTTAAGCAAAATACCATGATTGGTTCAAACAATATAATTGGAATGGGTTGCAATGTTACTAAAAATACGGGTAATGATGAAGTGTATAGCGTAAAAACAACAAGTAAGAGGAATATTTCAGCGAAAGATTTTATTAATAAGTACTTGAGCTAA
- a CDS encoding DUF1963 domain-containing protein, with product MIDNTTDTLQLLRDLPPEFEPLRSLLAANMSPYIKIIEEQAGHLNSAGYPNFDWGGDPLELWQSKIGGHPYLPKGTSYPVDGETGEMMMFLMQVNCADLPIIEGFALPRQGILQFYSGLDVPMCELSPEKHHILYFPEIDQDKNNLVTDFSFLASASKQFEWYDDVYALRFSLQQDVFWQAKSSYEPLNIPEDLTDLSREFDEWIRDYELDNNIMEQRGNKLGGYVEMHSYVEETIQEPQGRLLLELQHPSESDDNFYFFVEDGDLINLDFSKVESYFFRE from the coding sequence ATGATAGATAACACAACAGATACCTTACAACTGCTGCGCGATTTGCCGCCTGAGTTTGAACCCTTGCGATCGCTTTTGGCAGCCAATATGTCACCTTACATCAAAATTATTGAGGAACAGGCTGGACACCTTAATTCTGCTGGGTATCCAAATTTTGATTGGGGTGGAGATCCATTAGAACTTTGGCAAAGTAAAATTGGTGGTCACCCATATCTTCCCAAAGGCACAAGCTATCCTGTCGATGGCGAAACTGGTGAGATGATGATGTTTTTAATGCAGGTAAACTGCGCTGATCTCCCAATAATTGAGGGATTTGCTCTGCCTCGACAGGGAATTTTACAATTTTATTCAGGCTTAGATGTCCCGATGTGTGAGCTTAGTCCGGAAAAACACCACATCCTGTATTTTCCAGAAATTGATCAAGATAAAAATAACTTAGTTACTGACTTTAGCTTTTTAGCCAGTGCTAGCAAGCAATTTGAATGGTATGACGATGTCTATGCTTTAAGATTTTCTCTACAGCAGGATGTGTTTTGGCAGGCTAAGTCTTCCTATGAGCCACTCAATATTCCTGAAGACCTTACAGACCTTAGCAGGGAATTTGATGAATGGATTAGGGACTATGAACTTGACAATAACATTATGGAGCAGCGCGGTAATAAGCTAGGTGGATATGTAGAGATGCATTCTTATGTTGAAGAAACAATACAAGAACCGCAGGGACGATTATTGCTAGAACTCCAGCACCCATCTGAATCTGATGACAACTTCTACTTTTTTGTGGAAGACGGTGATTTAATCAACTTGGATTTTAGTAAAGTTGAATCTTATTTCTTCCGTGAATAA
- a CDS encoding PAS domain S-box protein, translated as MFELLNTFFTSISFIYQLNYYISNQGLMWLHLLSDCLITLAYYAISAILLYFGNQRPDSPAKNLLLLFGAFLAVCGTTHLMGVWTVWDANYWVFGVLKAITAIVSIYTFIALLKILPKALEKPSKPELEAANQKLQQQISEHQRLEAALRKSEHQYVTLAQTAPVGIFRTDASGNCTFMNELACEIMGASLEKALGKGWIESLHPEDRDRVVRQWQETTQQNLPFKCEHRFRNPQGKTVWVLTQAVPEAESQGKFTDFIGTITDISDRKRTEEALSQSEATLRSFFNSASMLMGIVEIVDNDVLHISDNLASANFYGLTPAAMQNRLASEMGAPQEYINQWIEKYREAEHTHAPVRFEYTHETPTAKKWLSATVSAINSDCSGRQRFSYVVEDISDRKQAEEELQKQAFLLDLTHDSIMVRNFNGEIEFWNRGAEEMYGWTKQEAIGKISHDFLQTLFPQPLAEIEAELLQTGRWSGELVHTKRDGTLIVVSSSWALQRDEQGKPERTLEINNDITERKRAEEELRHLSTALTSAVEGISQLDQEGRYIKVNPAYANMAGYQPEDMIGMDWLLTVHPEDAEKLSVAYQQMLVNGKVEAEARGVRKDKTVFDKQVVMVTAYDRQQQFIGHYCFMKDISDRREIDRLKDEFVSIVSHELRTPLTSISGALDLLAGGVLQTQPEEAQRMLNIAASNTDRLVRLINDILDIERIESGKVQMTPEHCDAADLMNQSIETVEEMAEQARVKLAVSPLSAPLWADPDRIIQVFTNLLSNAIKFSPEGSTVSLSAEIPETAEKAAPFGKQILFKVKDQGRGIPAEKLESIFERFGQVDASDSRQKGGTGLGLAICRSILQHHQGQICVESTLGEGSTFFFTLPIASEDDTETIEPENTGDRENIHPSILPTENKFAALPLVIECDDDPSVRVVVQTMLERQGYRVLAAASGQEAVEQAKLHHPDAIILNLMMPDMDGWETLAILKQQPHTQNIPVIILSGLLPDAHKSLPHNISDWIVKPPTSKLLYQALEKATATQNQSIKVLIIEDDLDLAQVLIALFNRHNVATFYAQTGKEAIQVSQNIIPDLLVLDLGLPENDGFAVVDWLRQHQRLCHVPLVVYTARDLDDSDRDRLKLGQTLFLTKGRISPQEFEQRVINLLNRMIGSI; from the coding sequence ATGTTTGAATTACTAAATACTTTTTTTACATCTATAAGCTTTATTTATCAGCTAAATTACTATATCAGCAATCAAGGGCTGATGTGGTTACATCTGTTATCTGATTGCTTGATTACTCTGGCTTATTATGCGATTTCTGCGATATTGCTTTATTTCGGGAATCAACGCCCAGATTCGCCTGCCAAAAATCTGTTGCTGTTGTTTGGAGCGTTTCTAGCGGTTTGTGGTACAACTCATTTGATGGGAGTTTGGACAGTTTGGGATGCAAATTATTGGGTATTTGGGGTTCTGAAGGCAATTACAGCTATAGTTTCAATTTATACTTTTATAGCATTATTAAAAATATTGCCGAAAGCCCTAGAAAAACCTAGTAAACCTGAGTTAGAAGCAGCTAATCAAAAATTACAGCAGCAAATCAGCGAACATCAAAGGCTTGAGGCGGCTTTGCGTAAAAGCGAACATCAGTATGTAACTTTAGCTCAAACTGCACCAGTTGGCATTTTCCGTACCGATGCTTCTGGCAACTGCACTTTTATGAATGAGCTAGCCTGTGAGATTATGGGTGCTTCTTTAGAAAAGGCGCTGGGAAAAGGCTGGATCGAATCATTGCATCCAGAAGACCGCGATCGCGTGGTTAGGCAATGGCAAGAAACTACGCAGCAAAACTTACCCTTTAAATGTGAGCATCGTTTTCGCAATCCCCAGGGTAAAACTGTTTGGGTATTAACTCAAGCAGTACCAGAGGCAGAAAGTCAAGGAAAATTTACAGATTTTATTGGCACCATCACAGATATTAGCGATCGCAAACGCACTGAAGAAGCCCTAAGTCAAAGTGAAGCCACCCTCCGCAGTTTCTTTAACAGCGCCTCAATGCTGATGGGAATTGTGGAAATTGTGGATAATGATGTCTTGCATATTTCTGATAACCTAGCCTCCGCCAACTTTTATGGACTAACACCAGCCGCAATGCAGAATCGGCTAGCCAGCGAAATGGGCGCGCCGCAAGAGTATATCAACCAATGGATTGAAAAATATCGGGAAGCTGAACACACCCATGCTCCCGTTCGCTTTGAATATACTCACGAGACTCCCACCGCTAAGAAATGGCTGTCAGCGACGGTTTCAGCAATTAATAGCGATTGCAGTGGTCGTCAACGATTTTCTTACGTCGTGGAAGACATTAGCGATCGCAAACAAGCAGAGGAAGAATTACAGAAACAAGCATTTCTTCTGGATCTGACTCACGACTCGATCATGGTTCGCAATTTCAACGGTGAGATTGAGTTTTGGAATCGTGGTGCAGAGGAGATGTACGGCTGGACGAAACAAGAAGCGATCGGCAAAATTTCTCATGATTTCTTGCAAACTCTATTTCCCCAACCGCTAGCCGAAATTGAAGCCGAACTTTTGCAAACCGGACGTTGGTCAGGTGAACTCGTACATACTAAACGTGATGGTACTTTGATTGTAGTGTCGAGTAGCTGGGCATTACAGCGCGATGAACAAGGCAAGCCTGAGAGAACTCTGGAAATTAATAACGATATTACCGAACGCAAACGCGCTGAAGAAGAACTTCGCCACCTCAGCACAGCACTAACAAGCGCCGTAGAAGGGATATCACAGTTAGATCAGGAAGGACGTTATATCAAGGTCAATCCCGCTTATGCGAACATGGCTGGTTATCAGCCAGAGGACATGATTGGTATGGACTGGCTGTTGACTGTCCATCCAGAAGATGCAGAAAAATTGAGCGTTGCGTACCAACAAATGCTAGTTAATGGCAAAGTGGAAGCGGAAGCTAGAGGTGTGCGGAAAGATAAAACAGTTTTTGATAAACAAGTGGTGATGGTTACAGCCTACGATCGCCAACAGCAATTCATCGGCCATTATTGCTTTATGAAAGATATTAGCGATCGCCGCGAAATTGATCGCCTCAAAGATGAATTTGTGTCCATAGTTAGCCACGAATTGCGAACACCGCTCACTTCTATTTCTGGTGCATTAGATTTATTAGCGGGTGGAGTGCTGCAAACCCAGCCAGAAGAAGCGCAACGGATGTTAAATATCGCGGCGAGTAATACTGATCGGCTAGTACGTCTAATTAATGACATCCTCGATATCGAGCGCATTGAGTCTGGTAAGGTACAAATGACTCCGGAACACTGCGATGCTGCGGATTTGATGAACCAATCAATAGAAACTGTAGAGGAAATGGCAGAGCAAGCAAGGGTAAAATTAGCAGTCTCTCCGCTATCCGCGCCACTTTGGGCTGATCCAGACCGCATTATTCAAGTTTTCACCAACTTACTCAGCAATGCGATTAAGTTTTCCCCTGAGGGTTCTACAGTTTCGTTGAGTGCGGAAATTCCAGAAACAGCAGAGAAAGCAGCACCCTTCGGCAAACAAATTTTGTTCAAAGTCAAAGACCAAGGTCGAGGTATCCCAGCAGAGAAACTAGAATCGATTTTTGAGCGTTTTGGACAAGTTGATGCCTCAGATTCGCGCCAAAAAGGTGGTACAGGTTTAGGTTTAGCTATTTGTCGCAGTATTTTGCAGCATCATCAAGGGCAAATTTGCGTTGAAAGTACTTTAGGCGAAGGCAGCACATTCTTCTTTACCTTGCCTATCGCCTCAGAAGATGACACAGAAACTATCGAACCAGAAAACACAGGCGATCGCGAAAATATCCACCCATCTATACTTCCAACAGAGAATAAATTCGCTGCTCTCCCTTTAGTAATTGAGTGTGACGATGACCCCTCGGTGCGAGTTGTCGTCCAAACCATGCTAGAACGACAGGGTTATCGCGTCTTAGCAGCTGCATCAGGACAAGAAGCTGTAGAACAGGCAAAATTGCACCATCCTGATGCCATTATTCTCAACTTGATGATGCCAGATATGGACGGCTGGGAAACCCTGGCGATTCTCAAACAGCAGCCACACACCCAAAACATCCCGGTAATTATTCTTAGTGGTTTGTTACCCGATGCTCATAAAAGCCTGCCACACAACATTAGTGATTGGATTGTTAAACCTCCCACTAGCAAGTTGTTGTACCAAGCCTTAGAAAAAGCTACCGCTACACAAAATCAATCAATCAAAGTATTGATTATTGAAGATGATTTAGATTTGGCACAGGTATTGATTGCTTTATTCAATCGTCACAACGTTGCCACCTTTTATGCTCAAACCGGAAAAGAAGCTATTCAAGTCAGCCAGAACATCATCCCTGACTTATTAGTACTAGATTTGGGATTGCCAGAAAATGACGGTTTTGCCGTAGTCGATTGGCTACGACAGCATCAACGCCTATGTCACGTGCCTTTAGTTGTGTACACAGCACGCGATTTAGATGATAGCGATCGCGATCGCTTAAAGCTAGGGCAAACCCTATTCCTCACCAAAGGGCGCATTTCTCCCCAAGAATTTGAACAGCGAGTCATTAACTTGCTTAACCGCATGATTGGCAGCATATAG